One window of Sediminispirochaeta bajacaliforniensis DSM 16054 genomic DNA carries:
- the secA gene encoding preprotein translocase subunit SecA, producing the protein MLEKAITTLFGSKYERDLKELLPLLHKINEFESTTAAMPAEAFPAKTEEFRNRYQEGESLDAMLPEAFAMVREAARRTLGERHYDVQLLGGIVLHLGKIMEMKTGEGKTLSSVTAAYLNAIPGEGVHVVTVNDYLAERDAQWMKPVYSFLGVTVGSILSDMDNEARKESYNCDITYGTNNEFGFDYLRDNMRWSMEGRVQRGHHYCIIDEIDSILIDEARTPLIISGQAEDDTKKFREVNRLVPMLTECAKDPETGTYPEENPVGDYQLDEKSKKVTFTDEGMNHIEELLLKNGIISDSLFIDDNFEYIHYFTQAVKAHKLFHIDVDYVVKEKQVQIVDEFTGRILHGRRYSDGLHQAIEAKEGIQVAKRNKTLATITFQNFFRMYDKISGMTGTADTEAREFAKIYNLEVVVIPTNRPLARIDENDVIFLNEKFKYQAICDEIAQLQKKGQPVLVGTVSIEKSELLSTMLTAKGVRHEVLNAKNHAREALIIAEAGAKGAVTIATNMAGRGTDIKLGGNPEFRARAKAGTEASEEEFASTYKKEYAKWKENYEEVKSLGGLYILGTERHESRRIDNQLRGRSGRQGDPGTSRFFLSLDDNLMRLFARDNMRNLMAKAGMDGGEPLYHPWINKAIERAQSRVEERNFEIRKHLLEYDDVLNEQRKFIYAQRDEILSDMNLKQRVFSAVSEMVDEAVDQAFKTGDRQETIAAKLEEKLKEFLLFIPSLDSIDGEEPLEWKNQETLSSQIFDRYRTDMEKKIEAAGERPFNDFIKYQYLRQIDIKWQEHLDQLEELREAVYLRAYGQKNPLLEYKLEGFDIFDKLIYDIRTNIAKMVINVQIQEPEAARRRRMPVGAGTASHKAMGQFGGAEVQGGGERKESSPQGAQIKRSTPKVGRNDPCPCGSGKKYKHCCGR; encoded by the coding sequence ATGCTGGAAAAAGCAATAACAACCCTGTTTGGGTCCAAATACGAAAGAGACCTTAAGGAGCTACTTCCCCTGCTCCATAAGATCAATGAGTTCGAATCGACTACCGCCGCCATGCCGGCCGAGGCGTTCCCTGCAAAGACAGAAGAGTTTCGCAATCGGTATCAAGAAGGTGAAAGTCTCGATGCCATGCTACCGGAGGCCTTTGCCATGGTTCGTGAAGCGGCCCGGAGGACCCTCGGCGAACGTCATTACGATGTGCAGCTCTTGGGAGGCATTGTCCTGCATCTGGGAAAAATCATGGAGATGAAAACCGGTGAAGGAAAGACCCTCTCCAGCGTCACGGCCGCCTACCTCAATGCCATCCCCGGCGAAGGGGTCCATGTCGTAACGGTCAATGATTACCTTGCCGAGCGTGACGCTCAATGGATGAAACCGGTCTACTCCTTTCTGGGAGTCACCGTAGGTTCGATTCTTAGCGACATGGATAACGAGGCACGAAAAGAGTCCTACAATTGCGACATTACCTACGGAACCAACAACGAATTCGGTTTCGACTACCTCAGGGACAACATGCGCTGGAGCATGGAGGGGCGTGTTCAGCGGGGCCATCACTACTGCATCATCGACGAGATCGATTCCATCCTGATCGACGAGGCGCGAACCCCGTTGATTATTTCCGGTCAGGCGGAAGACGATACGAAGAAATTCAGAGAGGTCAACCGGCTGGTTCCCATGCTTACCGAGTGTGCCAAGGACCCGGAAACCGGTACCTATCCCGAAGAGAACCCGGTTGGTGATTATCAGCTTGATGAGAAATCGAAAAAGGTGACCTTTACCGATGAAGGGATGAACCATATAGAAGAGCTGCTCCTGAAAAACGGCATCATATCCGATTCCCTTTTCATCGATGACAACTTCGAATATATCCACTATTTCACCCAGGCGGTTAAGGCCCATAAACTTTTCCACATCGATGTTGATTACGTTGTAAAAGAGAAGCAGGTACAGATCGTCGACGAGTTCACCGGTCGTATTCTCCATGGCCGACGTTACTCCGACGGCCTCCACCAGGCTATTGAAGCTAAAGAGGGAATCCAGGTTGCAAAACGGAACAAGACCCTGGCGACCATCACCTTTCAGAATTTCTTCCGTATGTACGACAAGATCAGCGGCATGACCGGAACCGCAGACACAGAGGCACGGGAGTTTGCAAAAATCTACAACCTTGAGGTAGTGGTTATTCCCACAAACCGCCCCCTTGCCAGGATCGATGAAAACGACGTTATCTTCCTCAACGAAAAGTTCAAATATCAGGCAATATGTGACGAGATCGCCCAGTTGCAGAAAAAGGGACAACCGGTACTGGTCGGAACGGTTTCCATCGAAAAATCGGAACTCTTGAGCACTATGCTTACCGCAAAAGGGGTGAGACATGAGGTCCTCAACGCAAAAAACCATGCCCGAGAGGCACTTATCATTGCCGAGGCCGGTGCAAAAGGAGCCGTAACCATTGCAACCAACATGGCCGGCCGAGGTACCGACATCAAGCTTGGAGGTAATCCCGAGTTCCGCGCCAGGGCAAAGGCAGGAACCGAGGCAAGTGAGGAAGAGTTTGCATCGACCTATAAAAAAGAATATGCGAAGTGGAAAGAAAATTACGAAGAAGTAAAGAGCCTCGGAGGTCTCTATATCCTCGGTACGGAAAGACATGAATCCCGGCGGATCGACAACCAGCTCCGTGGTCGATCGGGACGGCAGGGGGATCCTGGCACGAGCCGCTTCTTCCTTTCCCTCGACGATAACCTGATGCGCCTTTTTGCCCGGGACAATATGCGCAATCTCATGGCAAAGGCGGGTATGGACGGTGGAGAGCCGCTCTACCACCCGTGGATCAACAAGGCGATCGAGCGGGCACAGAGCCGCGTCGAAGAGCGTAACTTTGAGATCAGAAAACACCTCCTGGAATATGACGATGTACTCAACGAACAGAGGAAATTCATCTACGCCCAGCGGGATGAAATTCTCTCCGACATGAACCTAAAACAACGTGTTTTTTCAGCGGTCTCAGAAATGGTAGACGAAGCGGTCGACCAGGCATTCAAGACCGGGGACAGACAGGAGACCATTGCCGCCAAGCTTGAAGAGAAGTTGAAGGAGTTTTTGCTCTTTATCCCCTCTCTTGATAGTATCGATGGGGAGGAGCCCCTGGAATGGAAAAACCAGGAGACCCTTTCCAGCCAAATCTTTGATCGCTACCGAACCGATATGGAAAAAAAGATTGAGGCCGCAGGGGAACGTCCCTTCAACGACTTTATCAAGTATCAGTATCTCAGACAGATCGATATCAAATGGCAGGAGCACCTCGACCAACTTGAAGAGCTGCGTGAGGCGGTATATCTTCGAGCCTACGGACAAAAGAATCCGCTTCTGGAATACAAGCTTGAGGGCTTCGATATCTTCGATAAACTAATCTACGATATCAGAACAAACATTGCCAAGATGGTGATAAATGTTCAAATTCAGGAACCCGAGGCGGCAAGGAGAAGGAGGATGCCCGTGGGTGCCGGTACCGCAAGCCATAAAGCCATGGGACAGTTCGGAGGTGCCGAGGTCCAGGGCGGCGGGGAGCGCAAGGAATCGTCGCCCCAGGGGGCACAGATCAAACGCAGCACTCCCAAGGTCGGGAGGAACGATCCCTGCCCCTGCGGTAGCGGGAAAAAGTACAAACACTGTTGCGGAAGATAA
- a CDS encoding peptidoglycan DD-metalloendopeptidase family protein: protein MDMEVLHQKQQVRKRRSFFSRLRASWALGHEREDDPVLFPEMKQQPRRRSAPSKRRKILILSLSSIILAGGCVGLASFVGPRPRALPDLGLTPGASTVHKSLFSYVNSDTANQGSGSPILPDGVLFTAVSSREYTLERGDTLSEIAHENGLDVGTLIAFNNITDVRKIYAGSELKIPNVDGIPYTVRSGDSIASIAEKFSVPVNYILDANDLQSEVITAGQILFVPGGQISEYDYKKAMGTLFTYPTRGRLTSPFGYRSDPFTGVRSMHYGIDLAGPVGTPVSATMEGTVVLVGDRPRGFGKYVVIRHSHGFQSLYGHLSRILVRKGQHISQGQQIGEMGSTGRSTGPHLHFALYRNNVPVNPLGGYLYK from the coding sequence ATGGATATGGAAGTGTTGCATCAAAAACAACAGGTCAGGAAAAGGCGTTCGTTTTTTTCTCGATTGAGGGCTTCATGGGCCTTAGGACATGAAAGGGAGGATGATCCCGTCCTTTTTCCCGAAATGAAACAACAGCCGCGGCGGCGTTCTGCTCCTTCGAAGCGGAGGAAAATCCTCATCCTGTCCCTGAGCAGTATCATCCTGGCAGGTGGCTGTGTCGGATTGGCCTCTTTCGTCGGTCCCAGGCCACGTGCTTTACCCGACTTGGGGCTTACTCCGGGGGCCTCGACGGTTCATAAAAGCCTCTTTTCATATGTTAATAGCGATACGGCAAACCAGGGTTCTGGTAGTCCTATCCTTCCCGACGGTGTTCTCTTTACCGCGGTCAGCAGCAGGGAGTATACCCTGGAACGGGGCGATACCCTTTCGGAGATTGCCCATGAGAATGGTCTGGACGTCGGTACCTTGATTGCATTTAACAACATCACCGATGTCAGAAAGATCTATGCGGGATCGGAACTCAAGATTCCTAATGTGGACGGTATTCCCTATACCGTCCGTTCCGGCGATAGTATTGCTTCCATTGCCGAAAAATTTTCGGTTCCCGTGAACTATATCCTGGATGCCAACGATCTTCAGTCTGAGGTGATAACGGCCGGGCAGATTCTTTTCGTTCCGGGGGGACAGATCAGTGAATATGACTATAAAAAGGCGATGGGAACCCTTTTTACCTATCCGACGAGGGGGCGTCTCACCTCTCCCTTCGGATATCGAAGCGATCCCTTTACCGGCGTTCGCAGCATGCACTATGGTATAGATCTTGCCGGTCCTGTGGGAACGCCTGTTTCCGCTACCATGGAGGGGACGGTAGTTCTTGTTGGCGACAGGCCCAGAGGCTTTGGCAAGTATGTGGTGATACGCCACAGCCACGGCTTTCAGAGTCTCTACGGACACCTTAGCAGGATTTTGGTTCGCAAGGGACAGCACATCAGTCAGGGGCAGCAGATAGGGGAGATGGGAAGCACCGGCCGTTCCACCGGCCCTCACCTTCATTTTGCCCTTTATCGAAATAATGTACCGGTCAATCCTCTGGGGGGCTACCTCTATAAATAA
- the lepB gene encoding signal peptidase I, translating to MIDSASPFILLIFATLIVLMVVGSLFGIYTVEGHSMEPYLSPGRNVIIFKRIPFGSIKRGDILVYKSPLDGKTVIKRCAGLPGDAMTGENGEVIVPEEAFFALGDNLPLSDDSRHYGVVSRKAIKGKVVFPRIGGSLHSE from the coding sequence ATGATTGATTCCGCTTCTCCGTTCATATTGCTAATCTTCGCCACACTTATCGTCTTGATGGTCGTCGGATCACTCTTCGGCATCTACACCGTCGAAGGGCATTCCATGGAACCATATCTGTCTCCCGGAAGAAATGTTATTATTTTCAAGCGGATTCCTTTCGGCAGTATAAAACGTGGTGATATACTTGTCTACAAGAGTCCCCTTGACGGTAAAACCGTGATTAAGCGTTGTGCGGGGCTTCCCGGGGACGCAATGACCGGGGAGAACGGGGAAGTGATAGTGCCCGAAGAAGCTTTCTTTGCCCTTGGGGACAATCTACCGCTTTCGGATGATTCACGCCACTACGGGGTGGTATCAAGGAAGGCCATAAAGGGAAAGGTCGTCTTTCCCCGCATCGGAGGCAGTTTGCACAGTGAGTGA
- a CDS encoding penicillin-binding protein: MSESSPDLRNKRFAFFILVTAVFILLLIWKFFDVMIIHPVKGNPGIVRPPRVERGPILDRNGKILAVQTRLYTVTAWMPNVKNPEQSAALLGDLLGLETEDLLARMKSRSGFLYVKRKVSPSESEAVRQLIEEGELPGIGLEPEYGRNYPERSLASHVIGFVGTDNVGLDGIELTYDNVLSPPEDKKKQEETIYGNQLFLTLDANVQYFAESLAKKAWEEHNPDAVMIMVMDAKSGDFLGWASYPTFDPNNFTSASNREKQNRPVVAAYEPGSVFKIFSIASFLDLGGINTSSTFFCDGAYEKEFPASGERIVINCLGHHGRVHPQEIIKYSCNAGAAYASETVSKQDFYDKLTEFGFGTATHLPFPGESAGILRKPEQWSGRTKPTIAIGQEISVSAVQIVTAATAFSNNGMVLEPHIVKKIVSPEGKTLERFDRRPIKQVIDPAVANSVLQMMETGSERGGTGWRGAIEGTQISIKTGTGEMIDPKTGTYSPAAVLASSLAIFPSDDPRFILYVVIDHPRGRQYYGGRIAAPIIKDLGEELIRYYGIPITGDTVVSHEGSIRVRIPPEASLTDVMPDLDGFSKKQLMPLLDQDKIPVTITGDGWVIHQSPAPGTPITSDTKIILELE, from the coding sequence GTGAGTGAATCCAGTCCGGATCTTCGAAATAAACGATTTGCGTTTTTCATCCTTGTTACTGCGGTCTTTATTCTCCTTCTTATTTGGAAATTCTTCGATGTGATGATTATTCATCCGGTAAAGGGGAATCCGGGAATCGTCCGTCCGCCACGGGTGGAACGAGGTCCGATTCTCGACCGAAACGGTAAGATCCTTGCGGTACAAACCCGGCTTTATACGGTAACAGCCTGGATGCCCAACGTCAAGAACCCTGAGCAGAGTGCGGCTCTCCTTGGTGATCTACTCGGCCTTGAAACCGAGGATCTTCTTGCCCGAATGAAATCAAGAAGCGGATTTCTTTATGTAAAACGTAAGGTTTCTCCTTCGGAAAGCGAGGCGGTCAGGCAGCTTATTGAGGAAGGAGAACTACCGGGGATCGGATTGGAACCCGAATATGGGCGAAATTACCCGGAACGAAGCCTTGCAAGCCATGTCATCGGTTTTGTGGGTACCGATAATGTGGGTCTAGACGGTATCGAACTCACCTATGATAATGTATTATCCCCCCCCGAAGATAAGAAAAAGCAGGAGGAAACGATCTACGGAAATCAACTCTTCCTTACCCTTGATGCCAATGTACAGTATTTTGCCGAATCCTTGGCAAAGAAGGCATGGGAAGAGCACAATCCCGATGCCGTGATGATTATGGTCATGGATGCGAAAAGCGGCGATTTTCTCGGCTGGGCCTCCTATCCCACCTTCGATCCCAACAATTTCACCTCGGCAAGTAACAGAGAAAAGCAGAATAGGCCCGTGGTGGCGGCCTATGAACCGGGATCGGTTTTCAAGATCTTTTCCATCGCTTCGTTTCTTGACCTCGGAGGCATCAACACTTCAAGTACCTTTTTCTGCGATGGGGCCTATGAAAAAGAGTTCCCCGCCTCGGGAGAAAGAATCGTCATCAACTGTCTTGGCCACCATGGAAGGGTTCACCCCCAGGAAATCATAAAGTATTCCTGCAACGCGGGAGCCGCCTATGCAAGCGAAACCGTAAGCAAACAGGATTTTTACGACAAGCTTACCGAATTTGGTTTCGGAACGGCCACCCATCTCCCCTTTCCCGGAGAAAGCGCCGGTATTCTTCGGAAACCGGAACAGTGGTCAGGCAGGACAAAACCGACCATTGCCATCGGACAGGAGATCTCCGTGTCTGCCGTACAGATCGTCACGGCGGCCACGGCCTTTAGCAACAACGGTATGGTCCTTGAACCTCACATTGTCAAAAAGATCGTCTCCCCGGAGGGTAAGACCCTCGAGCGCTTCGACCGCAGGCCGATAAAGCAGGTCATAGATCCCGCAGTTGCGAATTCCGTCCTGCAAATGATGGAAACAGGCAGCGAACGGGGCGGCACCGGCTGGCGTGGTGCCATAGAAGGAACACAGATATCGATAAAAACCGGCACAGGGGAGATGATCGACCCCAAGACCGGTACCTACTCTCCCGCTGCGGTTCTGGCCTCCTCCCTGGCCATATTTCCCAGCGATGATCCCCGCTTCATACTCTACGTGGTCATCGATCATCCCAGAGGCAGGCAGTACTACGGTGGAAGAATCGCGGCGCCCATTATCAAGGATCTGGGAGAAGAGCTGATTCGCTATTACGGTATCCCCATCACCGGAGATACCGTTGTCAGTCATGAGGGGAGCATCCGGGTTCGTATCCCGCCGGAAGCAAGCCTGACAGATGTTATGCCCGATCTCGACGGTTTCTCCAAAAAGCAGTTGATGCCGCTTCTCGATCAGGACAAAATCCCCGTAACCATTACAGGGGATGGCTGGGTCATTCACCAGAGCCCGGCCCCCGGAACCCCGATAACAAGCGATACAAAAATCATCCTGGAACTTGAGTAA
- a CDS encoding motility associated factor glycosyltransferase family protein, with protein sequence MRNENLKSNLHTLELRFPGIGEQLSAPEDEQETKQALAISIESARNGAVTAKAGGKYLHSRFDPAREARRLIEKELPADCRLTIFEGFGLGYQVEALLESRKDALAIVLEPSTHRFLTALGARPMEELLSNENLSLVVGAQADAIPALLSRFPETTPQTFRLRPLYDADPESFVDYDNALRHFLGRRQVNNATLDRFAGTWTRNLLRNVGPLAEAGDLALLRGKFSHLPALLLAAGPSLDELLDRFEEIKEKVLVIAVDTACRALTLRDIRPDILVVVDPQYWNTRHLDHAKLDETVMVSESSTHPRIFRLRPRRLFFCGSMFPLGIRLESAVGRNAHITAGGSVSTTAFSLARFMGVEELYISGLDLGYPGGSTHFRGSFFEQRGHSFSSRFSPFEHFTHRIIHEAGREEIPTYNGRKIASDSRLSVYRSWFAEQVAAETLPRVYALSGNSAAIKGIEAADIDSLLRLPDIGEEKRRLLALLPQRTEAEIAERRRALEDATNELAAELRHLAGISAKAALLSRSIEKAAGQEKTVSYTVELLNELDRQILSTTSKDIAAFLIQPFLRDFSLHDSSAKGSSLYQAISEAAEGYLAFFHS encoded by the coding sequence ATGAGAAACGAGAATCTGAAGAGCAATTTGCACACCCTGGAACTCCGCTTTCCCGGGATAGGAGAGCAGCTCTCTGCGCCTGAGGATGAACAGGAGACGAAGCAGGCGCTTGCGATCAGCATTGAGTCGGCAAGGAACGGAGCGGTTACCGCAAAGGCAGGCGGAAAATATCTCCACTCCCGCTTCGATCCTGCAAGAGAGGCCCGCAGACTCATCGAAAAGGAGCTGCCCGCCGATTGCCGACTCACGATTTTCGAGGGTTTCGGCCTCGGATATCAGGTGGAGGCCCTTCTGGAAAGTCGGAAAGATGCCCTCGCCATCGTGCTCGAACCATCGACGCATCGCTTTCTTACGGCCCTCGGCGCCCGTCCCATGGAAGAGCTCCTTTCCAACGAAAACCTTAGCCTCGTGGTCGGGGCCCAGGCCGATGCAATTCCCGCCCTCCTCTCTCGTTTTCCCGAAACGACGCCTCAGACATTCCGGCTCAGACCTCTCTACGACGCCGATCCTGAAAGCTTCGTCGATTACGACAATGCCTTGCGCCATTTTTTAGGCAGGAGGCAGGTTAATAACGCGACCCTCGACCGCTTCGCCGGAACGTGGACCCGCAACCTTTTGCGCAACGTCGGGCCTCTGGCCGAAGCTGGAGACCTTGCCCTACTTCGGGGCAAATTTTCACACCTCCCCGCCCTTCTTCTGGCGGCAGGGCCTAGCCTGGACGAGCTCCTTGATCGATTTGAGGAGATCAAAGAGAAGGTACTTGTCATCGCCGTAGATACCGCCTGCAGGGCCCTGACCCTCAGAGATATCCGTCCCGATATCCTCGTCGTGGTGGATCCACAATACTGGAACACCAGACATCTCGACCATGCAAAGCTTGATGAAACGGTCATGGTTTCCGAATCCTCAACCCATCCGAGAATCTTTCGACTCCGGCCCAGGCGGCTCTTCTTTTGCGGTTCCATGTTTCCCCTGGGCATCCGTCTTGAGTCCGCAGTCGGAAGGAATGCCCACATAACCGCAGGAGGATCGGTATCGACCACCGCCTTTTCTCTCGCCAGATTCATGGGGGTCGAGGAGCTCTACATCTCGGGGCTCGACCTCGGGTATCCCGGAGGAAGCACCCATTTTCGGGGAAGCTTTTTCGAACAGCGGGGCCACTCCTTCAGCAGCCGCTTCTCGCCCTTTGAGCATTTTACCCACCGCATCATCCATGAGGCGGGACGTGAGGAGATTCCGACCTACAACGGAAGGAAGATCGCATCGGATAGCAGGCTTTCGGTCTACCGAAGCTGGTTTGCCGAACAGGTGGCCGCCGAAACGCTGCCCAGGGTATACGCACTAAGCGGAAACTCCGCCGCCATCAAGGGAATCGAAGCCGCCGATATAGACTCGCTGCTCCGCCTCCCCGACATAGGAGAAGAGAAGCGCAGGCTGCTTGCGCTCTTACCCCAAAGGACGGAGGCCGAAATCGCCGAAAGGCGACGCGCTTTGGAAGATGCAACCAATGAACTGGCGGCCGAGCTCCGACATCTTGCAGGCATTTCGGCAAAGGCAGCGCTCCTTTCCCGCTCCATCGAAAAGGCCGCCGGCCAGGAAAAAACGGTAAGCTATACCGTCGAGCTCCTGAACGAGTTGGACAGGCAGATCCTATCGACTACCTCAAAGGATATCGCTGCCTTTCTCATCCAGCCCTTTTTGAGAGACTTCTCGCTTCACGACTCCTCAGCTAAAGGGTCGAGCCTTTATCAGGCAATCAGCGAAGCGGCGGAAGGTTATCTCGCATTTTTTCATAGCTAA